The Cydia pomonella isolate Wapato2018A chromosome 13, ilCydPomo1, whole genome shotgun sequence genome segment taattgtaattttttttaacaaaaatctaCCTTATTTTAGTCGCAATATGGTTCATTAtagctatgaacttgtggtggtaattactgagttttgcttgtcacctgacaacACATTCACACGCATCCGACCGCAGTTTTTTGAGTTCGGGGTGTTTTAAGgccgattattatttttagtaaaagTGTACCTTATTGCGTAGTGTTAAGGTTTTGATTGTTTCTGATTTCGCATTAGATACAAACTATGTGATGTGCTTGTCCATAAAAATGATGTAATATAATGATTTGTGTTTTAGTGTATTCCGTTTTGAAATGAAAGTCAAGGAAGGATAAaacgaaatatttaatattttgtataaaaacaaataccaaCAGGTAAATGCTTAAAGCTTTCTATAATACAACAAACGAATACCAAATAGGTAAATTAAAGCTGTTTTAAcacattaattaaaaacttatccTAATTCAAACAAATGGCCGATATACAAATTCTTAATGATATTGCTATTTCTGTCTCTTTTAAACTTATCCTTTTCATCAACAGAAAAATACTGACATTAAAGGTAGGAATTGCAATACATGGTTTTAGACGCCAAGGGCATAACACTCCCAACAGTTTTACTGCCCCATCCCACTTTGAGCCAATATTGAGactatgatatatttttgaatcccAGTGCCCAGctagtgggacgtatataggcggATCATCACCAAGGCCTCCACATTTCTGTAGACGTCCCCTGTGCCGGAGACTGTGAACTGGTGTCCGCTTCTTTCTGTACCTTTTCCTGTGTCACGCTAGACTGCGCCAAAGATTCCGCTGTATGTGTTATAACAGAACTGACAGGTCTTTCAAATGATGGCCTTTCTACTGCACTGGGTATACTTTCAGGTAAAGTTAACCTTATGGGGTATATGGGTGCTCGTTTCTCTGGCGTCAAGTCATAGAGTTTTTCAACAGGTCTTTCTGGCTCCAATCTTAAGACCTTTAACGCTGGTCCAGTAGTTTCAGTTACAGATCTTTTTAACTTCTGCCGTATGGAGTAATCAACAGCTCGCTTAGGTGACGCGTCGATTCCAATTTTATAGTTTTCAACgtctataactatcgataacggCTCCATATACTTCTTGTTTCTTAAAGCTTCTTGCTttaaagtttctggagaaattGTAGTTGAAGATACTGTTGGCTTTTGTGTTTCTGGACTGCTATCTTGATCGGAAGCTGATCTACTTGGTGGTGTTGGAAAGGGGAATTTTTGAACTGGTCGTGGTGGAGTTTCAAGTTCTGTGGAAGAATCGCAAGCGGAGTCACAAGAGAGTGGGCTTAGGGGTGGACTCGTTGGTCGCGTAGCCCGAACGCAGTGGAAAGCGCTTGGTCTTTCATCGTCCAATCTTAACGGGTCGGGAACTAAAGCTGGGTAATCTTTTGGTTTATGTAGGCGTTCTATCCCACTTATACAGGATGTAAGATGATTTCCCAGTCTGTGTCTTAATCCAGTAGGAACGCTAGCAAGTCTGGACAGGTATCTCCGGACTTCGACGGCACAATCTCCGAAACCAGCTCGGAATCGGTGTAGTACGGCGGGGTCGGCGGCGATGGCGGCCGCTAGTTGTTGACGCTGGAGGGTCTGCAGGTGTTTCACGGTGAGCTCGAGGATGTCGGCCTTCTCGAGCTTGGA includes the following:
- the LOC133524433 gene encoding protein deadpan-like: MPCSEDDDSQNGFAEQQMSKAELRKTNKPIMEKKRRARINNCLNELKDLLMDPEKDPARHSKLEKADILELTVKHLQTLQRQQLAAAIAADPAVLHRFRAGFGDCAVEVRRYLSRLASVPTGLRHRLGNHLTSCISGIERLHKPKDYPALVPDPLRLDDERPSAFHCVRATRPTSPPLSPLSCDSACDSSTELETPPRPVQKFPFPTPPSRSASDQDSSPETQKPTVSSTTISPETLKQEALRNKKYMEPLSIVIDVENYKIGIDASPKRAVDYSIRQKLKRSVTETTGPALKVLRLEPERPVEKLYDLTPEKRAPIYPIRLTLPESIPSAVERPSFERPVSSVITHTAESLAQSSVTQEKVQKEADTSSQSPAQGTSTEMWRPW